The proteins below are encoded in one region of Populus alba chromosome 2, ASM523922v2, whole genome shotgun sequence:
- the LOC118042211 gene encoding pectinesterase 2 yields the protein MAVRIVLTFLLVPFLLSSTILGYNSDEVMSWCSKTPNPQPCEYFLSHDHRNTPITHESDFLKISMQLALDRAMQGKVNTFSLGSKCRNGLEKAAWEDCLELYEDTILWLSKTTSGQCTDYDAQTWLSTALTNLETCRTGFTEFGMTDFILPLMSNNVSKLISNTLAINKVPYSEPSYKAGFPSWVSPGDRKLLQSSSPASQANIVVATDGSGNVKTIKEAIDAASKRSGSGRYVIYVKAGIYNENVEVRKNAKNVMFVGDGIGKTIVTGSKSAGGGTTTFKSATFAVVGDKFIARDMTFRNTAGAKNHQAVALRSGSDFSVFYKCSFEGYQDTLYVYSQRQFYRECDIYGTVDFIFGNAAVVFQNCNIYARSPPNKIITITAQGRTDPNQNTGISIHNCRVTAASDLKPVQGSVKTYLGRPWKQYSRTVFMKTFLDSLINPAGWLPWSGNFALDTLYYGEYMNTGPGSSTANRVNWKGYRVITSSTVASQFTVGSFISGNNWLPATNVPFTAGL from the exons ATGGCTGTTCGGATTGTGCTCACGTTTTTACTTGTGCCTTTTCTACTCTCCTCAACCATTTTGGGGTATAATTCCGATGAGGTAATGTCTTGGTGTAGCAAAACACCTAACCCACAACCATGTGAGTATTTTTTAAGCCATGACCATAGAAATACACCCATTACACATGAGTCCGATTTTCTCAAAATCTCTATGCAACTAGCCTTAGACCGTGCCATGCAAGGGAAAGTCAACACTTTTTCCCTAGGCTCGAAATGTAGAAATGGGCTTGAAAAGGCTGCATGGGAAGATTGCCTTGAGCTCTATGAAGACACCATTCTTTGGCTCAGCAAAACCACTAGCGGCCAGTGCACAGACTATGATGCACAAACATGGCTCAGCACGGCTCTAACCAACCTAGAAACGTGCCGAACCGGGTTCACTGAATTCGGGATGACTGACTTTATTTTGCCTTTGATGAGTAATAATGTGTCCAAGTTAATTAGCAACACTTTGGCTATTAACAAGGTACCATACAGTGAACCTAGTTACAAAGCAGGGTTTCCTTCCTGGGTCAGCCCTGGTGACCGGAAACTCTTGCAATCATCTTCACCAGCTTCTCAGGCAAACATTGTGGTGGCAACAGATGGGTCAGGGAACGTCAAGACCATTAAGGAGGCCATAGATGCGGCATCGAAAAGGTCAGGGTCAGGGAGGTATGTAATTTATGTGAAAGCAGGGATATACAATGAAAACGTTGAGGTGAGAAAAAATGCGAAGAATGTTATGTTTGTTGGTGACGGTATAGGGAAGACAATTGTCACCGGTAGCAAAAGCGCTGGAGGAGGTACTACAACTTTCAAGTCAGCTACTTTTG CCGTGGTCGGAGATAAATTTATTGCTCGGGACATGACATTTAGAAACACAGCTGGTGCCAAGAATCACCAGGCAGTTGCCTTGCGTTCGGGCTCCGATTTCTCAGTGTTCTACAAGTGCAGCTTTGAAGGATACCAGGACACTCTCTATGTCTATTCTCAGAGACAATTCTATAGAGAATGTGACATCTATGGTACCGTTGACTTCATATTTGGCAATGCTGCAGTTGTTTTCCAGAACTGTAACATCTATGCTCGAAGCCCTCCAAACAAGATAATTACCATTACTGCTCAAGGTAGAACTGACCCTAACCAAAACACAGGAATCTCGATTCACAACTGTAGGGTTACTGCTGCTTCCGATCTAAAGCCGGTCCAAGGCTCCGTTAAGACATACCTTGGTAGGCCGTGGAAACAGTACTCGAGGACTGTTTTTATGAAAACCTTCCTTGATAGCTTGATTAACCCAGCTGGTTGGTTGCCATGGAGTGGTAATTTTGCTCTCGACACTCTATATTATGGAGAATACATGAACACTGGCCCTGGATCATCTACTGCCAATAGAGTTAATTGGAAAGGCTACCGCGTCATCACTAGTTCAACCGTAGCATCACAATTCACCGTGGGCAGCTTCATTTCCGGGAATAATTGGTTGCCGGCCACCAACGTACCATTCACCGCCGGCCTTTAA
- the LOC118042213 gene encoding probable pectinesterase/pectinesterase inhibitor 36 — protein sequence MSSAGTATIFLLLALAATTTFCHQESEKLENFRTQTDQASEALALNVKSGKGLKRRKPNGKLLTSWNPANSKADYVVAQDGSGTHKTINDALAALDKTGGDRRNQRVIVYVKAGVYNEKVVIKKNMEKLMFVGDGIDRTIVTGNRNAKRDGYATHETATFGVHADGFWARDMTFENTAGPDGRQAVALMVSSEQSVVYRCSFKGYQNTLYVRSKRQFYRDCHIYGTIDFIFGNAAVVLQNCDIFVRKPNENQKNVIVAQGRRSPDENTGISIQGSRIRPAPDFIGVKNIPTFLGRPWRKYSRTVIFETDIDGFIDPAGWLPWEGSVHLNTLFYAEYNNIGCGASTEHRAKWPGFHVFKSWKEASPFTVNKFIKGSSWISQTGVSYKLGV from the exons atgtcAAGTGCTGGTACTGCCACCATTTTCCTCCTCCTGGCCCTAGCAGCCACCACCACCTTTTGCCATCAAGAATCGGAGAAATTAGAAAACTTCCGAACCCAAACTGATCAAGCTAGTGAAGCTCTAGCTTTGAATGTGAAGTCCGGTAAAGGGCTGAAAAGGA GAAAACCTAACGGGAAACTTCTGACATCATGGAATCCAGCAAATTCGAAGGCGGATTACGTGGTGGCGCAGGATGGCTCCGGTACACACAAAACAATCAATGATGCCCTTGCTGCACTTGACAAAACGGGTGGTGACCGGAGAAACCAAAGGGTGATAGTCTACGTTAAAGCAGGGGTGTACAATGAGAAAGtggtaattaagaaaaacatggaaaaattgATGTTTGTGGGCGATGGCATTGATAGAACCATTGTCACAGGCAACAGAAATGCTAAACGCGATGGATATGCAACGCACGAGACAGCTACATTCG GTGTACATGCAGATGGGTTTTGGGCTAGAGACATGACATTTGAAAACACAGCAGGCCCCGACGGACGGCAAGCAGTGGCACTAATGGTGAGTTCAGAGCAGTCGGTTGTTTATCGTTGCAGCTTCAAGGGTTACCAAAACACACTCTATGTACGATCCAAAAGGCAATTTTATCGCGACTGCCATATATATGGCACTATCGATTTCATATTTGGCAATGCTGCGGTGGTTTTGCAAAACTGCGACATCTTCGTAAGAAAACCAAATGAAAACCAAAAGAACGTGATAGTTGCACAGGGAAGAAGAAGCCCTGATGAAAACACAGGGATTTCTATTCAAGGATCGCGAATTAGGCCGGCCCCGGATTTTATTGGCGTCAAAAACATCCCTACTTTCCTAGGCAGGCCATGGAGAAAGTATTCCCGGACAGTGATTTTTGAGACGGACATTGATGGATTTATTGATCCAGCAGGGTGGTTGCCATGGGAAGGCAGTGTTCATCTTAATACATTGTTTTATGCAGAGTATAACAACATAGGCTGTGGTGCATCTACAGAACACAGGGCAAAATGGCCTGGCTTTCACGTGTTTAAAAGTTGGAAGGAGGCTAGCCCTTTTACCGTTAATAAGTTCATAAAGGGGAGCTCATGGATTTCTCAGACAGGCGTGTCCTATAAGTTGGGAGTCTAA
- the LOC118042210 gene encoding plasmodesmata-located protein 8, protein MLRRLHLYSTHKTIPAPRLTSLFFLFLSLSNYDNFVKAHIFIYADCSQETYVPSSPFEENHNSLLASIVSSSSQASYNSFAIGNGSSSPPEGICYGLYQCRGDLKTSDCSRCIESAVNQISLVCPYSNGAALQLEACYVRYEHIDFLGRLDTNLKYKRCSKSVDNDVEFFRRRDDVLADLPTAMGFKVSCSGPVEGYAQCLGDLSSSDCSSCLADAVGQLKNLCGSAAADVYLGQCYARYWASGYYDLTSDSSNEDDEGKTVAIVVGILAGVAILIVLLSFCRSVKD, encoded by the exons atgTTGAGAAGGCTTCACTTATACTCCACTCACAAAACAATCCCGGCTCCGAGACTCACCTcactcttctttctcttcctttctctcaGTAACTACGACAACTTTGTCAAAGCTCATATCTTCATCTATGCAGACTGCTCTCAAGAAACGTATGTGCCCAGCTCTCCATTTGAAGAAAACCATAACTCCCTCCTAGCTTCAATTGTCAGCTCATCTTCTCAAGCTTCTTACAATAGCTTTGCCATTGGAAATGGAAGCTCATCACCCCCTGAAGGAATTTGCTATGGCTTGTATCAGTGCAGGGGTGATTTAAAGACCAGCGATTGTTCAAGATGCATTGAAAGCGCTGTTAACCAGATAAGTTTGGTCTGTCCATACTCTAATGGTGCTGCTTTGCAACTTGAAGCTTGCTATGTAAGATATGAGCATATTGATTTCTTGGGAAGGCTTGATACGAACCTGAAATACAAAAGGTGCAGTAAAAGTGTAGACAATGATGTTGAGTTCTTTAGGCGAAGAGATGATGTTCTTGCTGACTTGCCAACAGCTATGGGATTTAAAGTTAGCTGTTCAGGTCCGGTAGAAGGTTATGCACAGTGTTTAGGAGATTTGAGCTCTAGTGATTGCTCTTCTTGTCTCGCGGATGCTGTTGGACAGTTGAAGAATCTATGTGGATCTGCAGCAGCAGATGTGTACCTGGGTCAGTGCTATGCTCGCTACTGGGCATCTGGTTACTATGATCTCACTTCAG ATTCCTCCAACGAGGATGATGAGGGGAAAACGGTAGCCATTGTTGTTGGAATACTAGCAGGTGTAGCCATCCTAATcgttctcctctctttttgcaGAAGTGTAAAgg ATTAA